The Salinirubellus salinus genome segment CGTGGCTCGAGGAGGAGGGGTGGCTCTCCTACGAGTCCGACGAGCACACCTCGCTCGAGGACATCGCCGAGGAGTCGAAGGCCTACTCGCTCATCCCCGGCCGGTTCTACATCAACCTCGAGGGGCGCGAGCCACGCGGGAGCGTCCCGCAGGAGGAGTACGAGTCGGTCCGCGCCGAGCTGAAGGCCGACCTCGAGGCGCTCGAGGGGCCGGACGGCCGGAAGGTGGCCGAGCGCGTCGCCACGAAGGAGGAGGTGTTCCGCGGCGAACACGACGACATCGCGCCGGACCTCGTCGTCGTTCCGAACCACGGCTTCGACCTCAAGGCCGGCTTCAAGGGGACCCACGACGTGTTCGGTGTCGGCCCACGCAACGGGATGCACTCGTTCGACAACGCCTGCCTGTTCGTCGACGACGAGAACACCCGCATCGCGGACGCCGACCTGCTCGACATCGCCCCGACCATCCTCGAACTGCTCGAGGTGGACGTCGACCGGACGGAGACGGACGGTCGGAGCCTCATCCAGCGCTGACCGCACGCCCGTAGCTTCTTGTCCGGTGGGGCGAGCAAGCCCCCGCGTGAGCGACCCGAGCCCCGACACCAGTGACGCCGACCACGTCGGACCCAGCGCCGCCCCCACCGACCTCGCCCTGCTCGCGACTCGTCTCGCCGCCGTCGAGCGTGCGCTGGGCGCCCGTGCCTGTGACTGCGCTCACGAGGCGTTCGAGCCGTCGGAACACCCCCCGCCCGCCCGGTCCAGAGGCGAGCCCCCCGGCCACCGAGACGAGCCTCACGAGGACCTCCGTGCGGCCGTGCGTGCGCTCTGCGAGTACGTCCTCGCCCTCGAGCACGCGGACGGCACGGGAGCGGAACGGACCGCGGCGGTGCGGGTAGCGCTCGACGACCTCGGCCCGGTGCGGGCCGACGACACGTCCGACCGGGACGAGACGGCCGACGAGCGGGTGGAGACCCTCGGCGTGCGGGCGTGGCTCGAACGGGTGGCGGCGGCGACCTTCGAGTGATCCGCGTGGTGCTGGGGGTCGTGCTCGCGGCCGCGCTCGTCGGCGTCTCCCTCCCGGCGCTCGAGGTCGCCGACCGGACGGGTGCGGCGACACGGACCGAGGCCACGGCGACCGACCTCGCGGCCACCGTAGAGCGGTTCGCCGCCACCAACGACCCGGTCCGTGCCGGCGAGCCTGGCGCACGACGGGTCGTGACCATCCACCTGCCGGCGGGCGCGAGCCTCCGCATCGGCACTCGGCTTCGCTGGCGGGCGGGCGGCCAGCGTGGGGACGCCCGCCTGGCTCCAGCGATCGAAACACCCGGAGACGGAGTGCTGACCCTCGCCGGCGGCACCCACCGA includes the following:
- a CDS encoding DUF7311 family protein, which gives rise to MVLGVVLAAALVGVSLPALEVADRTGAATRTEATATDLAATVERFAATNDPVRAGEPGARRVVTIHLPAGASLRIGTRLRWRAGGQRGDARLAPAIETPGDGVLTLAGGTHRLRLGYVRRPAGPVVTVRRFKPEAGTTPTRVPERWRRGRRVRV